A window of Dehalococcoidia bacterium genomic DNA:
TCGACGGTGCATCCGTATCGAACTGACCTGCCGATCTATCTAGGCGCTGAAGGCCCCAAGAACATCGCGATGACGGCGGAGATCGCCGACGGCTGGATGCCGGTGTTCTTCTCGCCACGGCTCGAGCCGTTCTATCGTGAGGCGCTGGCGGAGGGGTTCGCGCGCCAGGGCGCTCATCGCACGAGCGGCGATTTTGAGGTGGCGGCGGCGGTCGCAATCGTGCCGAACGACGACGTCGAAGCCGCCGCGGACGCGGTGCGCCCGACGCTTGCGCTGTACATCGGCGGGATGGGAGCGCGGGGCGCGAACTTTCATTATGAAGTGTTCGCGCGGATGGGCTACGAGGCGGAATGCGCGAAGATTCAGCAGATGTACCTGGCCGGACAGAAGCGTGAGGCGATCGCGGCGGTGCCGACGAAGATGGTCGAAGACGTGTACCTCATCGGGCCGATGGGCAAGATCAAGGATGAGCTGCAGGAGTGGAAGGCATCGCTGGTGACGACGCTGCTCGTCGGCGGGCCGCCGCAATTGCTGAACACCATAGCGGACGCGGTGCTGTAGACATCGAGGTGGAGTGA
This region includes:
- a CDS encoding LLM class F420-dependent oxidoreductase codes for the protein MKLGYTAGYWTAGPPSGIEESIAEAEKLGFDSFWTAEAYGSDALTPLAWWGAKTSTIKLGTSIVQISARTPAATAMAAMTLDHLSGGRFILGLGASGPQVVEGWYGRPYPRPLERTREYVEIIRRIIARDEPVEYAGKHYQMPYPGGMGLGKPLKSTVHPYRTDLPIYLGAEGPKNIAMTAEIADGWMPVFFSPRLEPFYREALAEGFARQGAHRTSGDFEVAAAVAIVPNDDVEAAADAVRPTLALYIGGMGARGANFHYEVFARMGYEAECAKIQQMYLAGQKREAIAAVPTKMVEDVYLIGPMGKIKDELQEWKASLVTTLLVGGPPQLLNTIADAVL